In the Sulfitobacter pacificus genome, one interval contains:
- a CDS encoding OmpA family protein has product MRLSSLLIIAMTFFAAAVVSLVAANFSVKLIEESSEIGVRDALDDEGMTWAEVQADGLQVTLAGIAPTEAVRFKALTTAGSIVDAARVIDEMEVEAQAAIAPPRFSAEVLRNDSGVSIIGLIPTTSDREGAVARFSQIVGAENVADFLEQGDYPAPEGWEDALAFAMTAMAQLPRAKASIEAGRVSITAIADSPEAKAEMENKLNRTVPPSVELMLDIAAPRPVLTPFTLRFIKDEEGARFDACSADSEAARIRILAAATRAGVTGTARCTVGLGVPTPRWAEAVDQAINAVQRLEGGSVTFADADITLVALPGSDQDNFDRVVGELENSLPEVFALHSKLPKVLDPSEGPPEFIATLSPEGQVQLRGRVSDVSLRELAESFAKARFGSDKVYTAARIAENLPADWAPRVLTGLEALSGLSNGTVTVTPSDLLVSGNTGNPDASSEIAAMLAGKLGEGAEYNIDVTYQEKLDPVLGLPTPDQCEAEIGEVLKTGKINFEPGSATIDASALGVMDTIAEILRRCGDIPLEIQGYTDSQGREAMNLALSQSRAQSVLNELRARRVLTGTFTAKGYGEEQAIADNSTEAGREANRRIEFKLIRPDTVATPEQTTLESIAQSGDTDGETTEQGTTDE; this is encoded by the coding sequence ATGCGTCTGTCTTCACTGCTCATCATCGCCATGACTTTCTTTGCGGCCGCTGTCGTGTCCCTTGTCGCGGCTAACTTCAGTGTAAAACTCATCGAGGAATCATCTGAAATCGGGGTGCGCGATGCCCTTGATGATGAGGGCATGACATGGGCCGAAGTGCAGGCAGACGGTTTGCAGGTCACTCTGGCCGGCATCGCCCCTACAGAGGCGGTGCGCTTCAAGGCGCTGACAACCGCCGGGTCTATTGTTGACGCCGCCCGTGTGATTGATGAAATGGAAGTCGAAGCACAGGCGGCAATCGCCCCGCCCCGTTTTTCCGCCGAGGTACTGCGAAACGACAGCGGTGTGTCGATCATCGGTCTGATCCCTACCACCTCTGATCGCGAAGGGGCTGTGGCCCGGTTTTCACAGATCGTCGGTGCCGAAAACGTTGCCGATTTTCTGGAACAGGGCGACTACCCTGCACCTGAAGGCTGGGAGGATGCGCTGGCTTTCGCCATGACCGCCATGGCCCAATTGCCCCGCGCCAAAGCCTCTATCGAAGCCGGGCGGGTATCGATCACCGCCATCGCCGACAGCCCCGAAGCCAAGGCAGAGATGGAAAACAAACTGAACCGCACGGTGCCGCCCAGTGTTGAACTGATGCTGGATATTGCCGCCCCCCGTCCGGTGCTGACCCCTTTCACCCTGCGGTTTATCAAAGACGAGGAAGGCGCACGTTTTGACGCATGTTCCGCCGACTCCGAAGCGGCCCGCATTCGCATTCTTGCCGCTGCAACCCGTGCCGGGGTCACCGGCACCGCACGCTGCACCGTCGGCCTTGGTGTGCCCACCCCCCGCTGGGCAGAAGCGGTTGATCAGGCCATAAACGCGGTTCAACGCCTTGAAGGCGGCTCGGTCACCTTTGCTGATGCCGACATCACCCTGGTCGCCCTGCCGGGCAGCGATCAAGACAATTTCGACCGCGTTGTGGGTGAACTGGAAAACAGCCTGCCCGAGGTTTTTGCCCTGCATTCCAAACTGCCCAAGGTGCTTGACCCCAGTGAAGGCCCTCCTGAATTCATCGCAACCCTCAGCCCCGAAGGACAGGTTCAGCTGCGCGGCCGCGTCAGCGATGTTTCCCTGCGCGAGCTTGCAGAGAGCTTTGCAAAGGCGCGCTTTGGGTCGGATAAAGTCTATACCGCCGCCCGCATCGCTGAAAACCTGCCGGCAGATTGGGCCCCGCGTGTGTTGACCGGTCTTGAAGCCCTGTCGGGACTGAGCAACGGCACCGTGACGGTCACCCCCAGCGATCTTCTCGTTTCCGGCAATACCGGCAACCCTGATGCCAGCTCAGAAATTGCCGCGATGCTGGCAGGAAAACTTGGTGAAGGTGCGGAATACAATATCGACGTGACATATCAGGAGAAACTGGACCCGGTGCTGGGCCTGCCCACGCCTGATCAATGCGAGGCCGAAATCGGCGAGGTTCTGAAAACCGGCAAGATCAACTTTGAACCCGGTTCCGCCACCATTGACGCATCCGCCCTTGGCGTGATGGACACCATCGCCGAAATCCTGCGCCGGTGCGGTGATATTCCACTGGAAATACAAGGATATACTGACAGTCAGGGCCGCGAGGCAATGAATCTGGCGCTCAGCCAGAGCCGTGCGCAATCTGTCTTGAACGAATTGCGCGCACGGCGTGTTCTGACTGGCACTTTCACCGCCAAAGGCTATGGTGAAGAACAAGCCATCGCCGACAACAGCACCGAAGCTGGTCGCGAAGCCAACCGCCGCATTGAATTTAAACTGATCCGCCCCGATACCGTGGCGACACCAGAGCAAACAACGCTGGAATCTATCGCACAATCAGGCGATACAGACGGCGAAACGACGGAGCAAGGCACCACAGATGAGTAG
- the moaD gene encoding molybdopterin converting factor subunit 1 — MEILYFAWVRERIGLPRETVETKATTVRALVEELKAREERYQVAFSDLSALRVAVDQTLTDFDAALEGAREIAFFPPMTGG, encoded by the coding sequence ATGGAAATTCTGTATTTTGCCTGGGTGCGGGAGCGTATTGGCCTGCCGCGCGAAACGGTTGAGACCAAGGCAACAACAGTGCGCGCATTGGTGGAAGAGCTGAAAGCCCGCGAAGAGCGCTATCAGGTGGCGTTTTCTGATCTGAGCGCCCTGCGCGTGGCGGTGGATCAGACGTTGACGGATTTTGACGCAGCACTGGAAGGTGCGCGCGAGATTGCGTTTTTTCCGCCGATGACAGGCGGGTGA
- a CDS encoding molybdenum cofactor biosynthesis protein MoaE, producing MRVLVQEAPFDLGQETTEFARGHRDMGAIVTFTGVVRDLPDDPLEAMEIEHYPGMTEAALGEFAAQAMTRFDLGDALVIHRFGRLLPGEMIMMVATAARHRKSAFEGAEFLMDYLKSRAPFWKREITAKGSGWVASKSVDEDALKRW from the coding sequence GTGCGGGTTCTGGTGCAGGAAGCCCCGTTTGATCTGGGACAGGAAACGACAGAATTTGCCCGCGGCCATCGGGATATGGGGGCGATTGTTACTTTTACCGGCGTGGTGCGGGATCTGCCAGATGACCCGCTGGAAGCGATGGAGATCGAACATTACCCCGGTATGACCGAGGCCGCGCTAGGCGAATTTGCCGCGCAGGCGATGACCCGGTTTGATCTGGGGGACGCTTTGGTCATTCACCGTTTCGGGCGTTTGCTGCCTGGGGAGATGATCATGATGGTGGCCACTGCCGCACGCCATCGCAAATCTGCCTTTGAAGGGGCGGAATTCCTGATGGATTACCTGAAATCACGTGCGCCATTCTGGAAGCGCGAGATCACGGCCAAGGGATCAGGCTGGGTCGCTTCAAAATCCGTTGATGAGGATGCGTTGAAACGCTGGTGA
- the ubiA gene encoding 4-hydroxybenzoate octaprenyltransferase gives MQETPTSPDAPVADAAADNWVDRYAPPFARPFLRLSRADRPIGTWLLLLPCWWGLALAILYDQSPRWEDLWIFIGCGIGAFLMRGAGCTWNDITDRHIDGQVERTRSRPIPSGQVSVEAAVAWMVIQTLLAAVILLTFNTAAIGLGFLSLLLVTIYPFAKRFTWWPQVFLGLAFNWGALLAWTAHTGVLQPPAILLYAGGIAWTLFYDTIYAHQDTDDDALIGVKSTARLFGDTSPKWLLRFLMLTVGLLGLAVIFSALPNASILAMVIALAGPWAMGWHMTWQLRGLDINNAAKMLQLFRANRDTGIIPLLFFAIALLV, from the coding sequence ATGCAAGAGACACCCACATCACCAGATGCACCTGTCGCAGATGCCGCAGCAGACAATTGGGTGGACCGTTATGCGCCGCCGTTTGCGCGGCCTTTTCTACGTCTCAGCAGGGCCGACCGGCCCATCGGCACATGGCTGTTGCTGCTACCCTGTTGGTGGGGGCTGGCGCTGGCAATTCTTTATGATCAAAGCCCACGCTGGGAAGACCTGTGGATTTTCATCGGCTGCGGCATCGGTGCTTTTCTGATGCGTGGGGCCGGATGCACATGGAATGACATCACCGACCGCCATATCGACGGGCAGGTCGAACGCACCCGCTCGCGCCCTATTCCGTCAGGTCAGGTCAGTGTGGAGGCCGCCGTGGCATGGATGGTCATCCAGACCCTGCTGGCCGCGGTGATTCTGCTGACCTTCAACACTGCCGCCATCGGCTTGGGCTTTTTGTCGCTGCTGCTGGTCACGATTTACCCTTTTGCCAAACGGTTCACATGGTGGCCGCAAGTGTTTCTGGGGCTGGCTTTCAACTGGGGGGCCTTACTGGCCTGGACCGCCCATACCGGTGTGCTGCAACCCCCTGCCATTCTGCTTTATGCAGGCGGCATCGCCTGGACGTTGTTTTACGATACGATCTATGCCCATCAGGACACTGATGACGACGCGCTGATCGGGGTGAAATCCACCGCGCGACTGTTTGGCGACACCTCTCCCAAGTGGTTGCTGCGTTTCCTGATGCTGACGGTTGGGCTACTGGGTCTGGCGGTGATTTTCAGCGCCCTGCCCAATGCCTCGATCCTTGCGATGGTAATCGCTCTTGCCGGCCCTTGGGCAATGGGTTGGCATATGACATGGCAACTGCGTGGGCTCGACATCAACAATGCCGCAAAGATGCTGCAATTGTTTCGCGCCAATCGTGACACCGGCATAATCCCGCTGTTGTTTTTTGCGATAGCCCTTCTCGTGTGA